A stretch of the Ictidomys tridecemlineatus isolate mIctTri1 chromosome 5, mIctTri1.hap1, whole genome shotgun sequence genome encodes the following:
- the LOC101977537 gene encoding NADH dehydrogenase [ubiquinone] 1 alpha subcomplex subunit 2, translating to MAAAAAGGAAAGAKLGLREIRIHLCECSPCSQGIRDLIEKRFVELKKANPDLPILIRECSDVQPKLWARYPFLQDKNVSLNTFNAHQVTRTLENVLSGKA from the coding sequence ATGGCAGCAGCCGCAGCCGGTGGAGCAGCAGCGGGGGCAAAGTTGGGCCTGCGTGAGATTCGCATCCACTTATGCGAGTGCTCGCCCTGCAGCCAGGGCATCAGGGACTTAATCGAGAAACGTTTTGTGGAACTGAAGAAGGCCAATCCGGATCTGCCCATTCTAATCCGGGAATGCTCTGATGTTCAGCCCAAGCTCTGGGCCCGCTACCCATTTTTGCAAGACAAGAATGTCTCTTTGAACACCTTCAATGCTCATCAGGTAACCAGAACCCTGGAGAATGTGCTAAGTGGCAAAGCTTGA